The Osmerus mordax isolate fOsmMor3 chromosome 5, fOsmMor3.pri, whole genome shotgun sequence DNA window actcagaacataggTCACACCTATGACAATCtaacatataatataataaacctccaaaatatacaaaataataaacaatacagtatactaaacctataatacacataatatcctatactaaccttataatcTATACTAACCAAGATACAAGTAGGGTACAATTAGTGCTATATTGTTGATTGTGCAaccagtgtgtaaagtgactagtgtgaGTGTCGACAGTGTATCAACGTCCAAATCaatgttcattcagaagcctgatggcccttggaaagaaactgttgtccagtctgcgtgtgtgagaccgaatgcttcgggatcgcctgccagaaggaaacggggtaaaaagactgaaggatgggtggtaacagtctcttagaatctGGACAGATTTCCtgagtttgtctgtctgtctgtcagtcagttagTATGCTAGTTGTGCCCTTCAATGGAAGCCTGAGAGCTGTGTAATCCAGGGGCAGTCTGGATGATGTGACACGTCGGATTAGGAATGTGTGTTCATGACCACGTGTGTTGGGAACAGCTACGTATGATTGGTGAATTTCTGTGGATTATTAAAGGGCCTTGTGTTTGACATGCAGGGATGGACTGTAGGGCCGGACagtagggagaagaggagaggtggaggagaggtggaggggatggtaggggaggagagtggaaaggaggggaggggaggaggagagtggaggagaggagatgagagaggagaggagaggagaggaaaggaggagtggaaaggagatgaaaggaaaggaaaggagaggaaaaggaaaatatgagagtggagaggagagtagagaggaggggagagaggagaggaggggagagaggagaggagaggaggggagagaggagatgaggggagagtagagaggaggggagagaggagaggaggggagagaggaggggagagaggagaggaggggagagaggagaggaggggagaggagagtagagaggaggggagagaggagaggagggcccaGATGTCATGCTCAGCGAGGGAGTGGAGGATGTTCCTATCTCTTCTTCCTGCTCGCCAAGGAAACCTCCGGTCTGGGCCCCGACCCAAGACCCTGCGGCCTGTCTGGATCCTGGCCCAGCAGCCACAGCACCTCAGGCCCGGGGCCATGCTCTCTGTCCCAACACGAACACAGCTCCACAGAGTTCTCCATACTACTTCATGAAGCATAGCGTTTTCAGATTACAATAAGTGAGATTAGGACGTCGTAAAGCAGGCTATGCCAAAACTATATACAGTAGGATTGACAGCGTTCATGCTGGGTGGATTAAACGTGCTGTCTAGAGAGCCTGGTCACTAAGCAGCAGCTCTCCTCTGAGCTATGCTTTTTCAACCAATAAAAAACGACACTATCTTCTTCTATGGTAGGCCTACTGTTCGTTAAATCACTTCCTCTGACAGACTGAATTAGACAATTCTGGTGTAAATCACACTCCAGGCATACACTTCCAGGAGTATGGTATCATTGTCCAACCTAATGCATagtatgtatttatataaacTGCATATTGTAAATAATTCAGACATAACTTTCATCACCATTGAACCAGAAGCTTCCACGTACAACACGCACCATATAGACGTCGAATAACGTACCTGTGTCACTGCTTCCTGTATGCTGGAAGTCTTCAACACTTGCAAGGTCCCCAGGACTTTTCCGTTTCTTCGACATTTGCCGCTCTTTGTTTAGCAATGACGCCCGGGTCCTTCGGTCTAGCGCAAGCGAGAGGAGGTGTGTAACGAGATGCTAGCAGCAAATCACAGTTGGGCTTGTGTACCAGTCAGAGGTTGAAGAGAGCAGAGGTCCTGATAAACGCCAGTATCGTTCATCCAGACCTCTTCTCTTCTTCACTGTACTCTCTATTCTCCCACCTAGACCAGTGTGTTTCCGACCAGTTCAGACTGAGGAAGTTGGCAGGTGCGCAAGTGCCCGGTCCCCGCAGACGCACAGATTGAGGTACTGTCGGTGACAACAGCGGTAATATAAATGTGCGTCTTCGGGGAGGCGATAGGCTTATCTTTTTTCTCTGACAAACGATAAATTTGGCAGCGGAGGTGATTTGTTGATCACGTGTGTCCCGGCGTATTCTTTCCCGTGCTGGGTGGGAAATTACGCACGAGAACTAATTTGCGCCCTTTCATGACTCCGAGACAGACCAGCAGCTCAGAGACTCACTTGTCTGATTCTGCTGAAAATAGTTTTCATTTCCTTAAAATCAGTCACCTGGATGTCTCTCGTTTCATGCGTGAATCTCTGGCGCGCTAAAATGACACGTGCAAAAGCCAGGGACCTGAGAGCACAGGCCTGCAGGCTGACAGGTGTGATGCTAGTCTACATGACGTACTCTCCCCTTCCCGCTCTCGTCCATACTAACAACTGACTCTCGCTGAGGTAAGGCAGCAGTCCGTCTAACTTGACTGAACGGACACCCTATGGTGTCTATTTGGCACCCGCGCGCATTATGGTTGTTGTGGCACGGCCAGGGAGCCATGGGTGACAGATGCCAACAACATCTGGCGCACGCCTCTTCAGACTTCGTCCTTCCGTGTCGGTCCGCCACAGAGCACCGGGAACCACGCTGGGAGAAACAGCTTTGCTCTTTTCCTCTTGTTGGTAAAACGCGCCGTCAGTCCGTGGACTTGTCGAGAACACTCCGCTTGTCATCTGAGCTCCTTTTGTAAAACTTCTTAATCCTGTTGCTAAGGAAACATAACTCGACCAAACGGGCATGGTTTTGCGCCGGTCTTTAGCGACCAGGTTTTAGGCAGCGACACAATGTCTTTATCTTCTCCGCCAATGCAGGCAGATGTCCGTCTCACTACAAGGTACTTAACACAGCTACTTGAGGTTTGAGACAGTAAGTAAGTGGTAGGCTTCGCGAGACGCTCCGGGGGTGGCTCCCTCGTTCTGGAGGGGGCAATGACGTCAGTGGCTTTTTATTTAACCGTTTTTTTCGTTGGTCTTTATCCTCCCGTAAACTAACTGTGTCAAAGCGACACTTTTAGATGAACTCCATGCAATAACCACCGAAGCCATCATGATCACCAAGACCTTTACACACTGCTCACATAGTCTGGCTATGAATCGACCCATTCAACCGACTGTTTAGGTACTTTACCGAGACCTAAATATCTTCAGATTTAAGCAAACAAAGAACCATAGACAAAAGATAATCATAATCTGCTTCATCCCACTCTTCTGCTTTTAATCCCGTTCATGTGTACAGCTACTGGTTTCTCTGGAGACATGCTCGAGTCTAGCCACCTGTTGAGCTTTTAGtcatctagacacacacacccctacacgcacacacttttctttttccctcagtctctcccttttctctctctctctctctctctctctctctctctctctctctctctctctctctctctctctctctctatctctccctatctctctctctttatctctctctttctctgaccaaCAACCCATAATTGTTTCATGCCGAAAATAGATTATGCTTAGTTAAGTGTGCTGCTTGGATGGTTGTAGTCTACTTTTAAAATTGAGTGTGTAGATATAAATGCCATGTTTCATTCATATATAGTCTGTCTTTTAGCACGGACGCCTGAATGTGTATTTCTGAGCTTTCTCACGTCTTCAATCGATTTTATGTCGTTTCATGGGTGTCTCTTTTGAATTTTTCGAAGTGGCATACAGTTGCGTTTATGCAAGTGACGCTCGTCCGCCGTATTTTCTGAGGGCAAACATGCTCGGTGCTCTGcggccctcccccttctccctctccccacttcTCATTCACTGCAGTACTGACGTCAGAGCTGCTTGCGTCAATGCCGGGCtctaacagagagagagctgttttTCAATAGGATCCAAATGGGATTATTAGgcttggagagaaagaaaactgCCTTCGGGCTTTTTagatttaaaataaaaaaggtcCTATCATCGATGCCTGCTTTATGCTTTAGTTTTCAGATTTAAAAAAGGCTTGGGCCTCAATACACCTATCTTAAGGTTTAAAGAGGCATTTTAGGGACCCTGACTAGTTTCTTTGTCTATGTTTGTCTGCCTGGTGTAAATAGCAGTTGAAATGCCAGGGTTGCTTGAGTAGGAGTATGAATGGTCTCATGATCAAAAAGGAGCAGATACGGTCTGTTTCTAACACCTTCCTGACGATTCTACCGGTAATCACAACCCTCTTTCaccccttctccatctcctctcatcaccctatttcccccccccaccccccctcctgtgaCGCGAGAGATGCAGCCCGTCATACAACCATGCATCAGCGGCATCACCAGCGTCATCACCAGCATCATCACCCTCAGCAGCGTGTAGAACAGCCCTCGTCACTCCTTCCAGCATGTCAATAGAGATGTGCTCACATGCGGTTGGCTGTCTGAGATGATGACAcgcctgtgattggctggctagAGCTGAAAGATGGCAAGCTCTATTTGAgggggtagacagacagacagacagacagacaggcagacagccaggcaggcaggcaggcaggcaggcaggcaggcaggcaggcaggcaggccgacAGGTACACCAAGATAGTGTGACATGCATGTCTGAAtaactgtgtttgtgcatggATGTAATACATAGGTTAGTGCTGCCCTCTGCAGGAGGTATGTTGTCACTACACTGTGCCAACACCTAAATGTTACAAATCTTTTGTTCAGGTATTTAAAATATGTAAAATGTTTTTGTGTAGTATGTCAAATAAAATGACAAACTTTGAGTTGGTTATTACAttataacaggtgtgtgtgtagcactgTGTGGTACAGTGTTAatccacacatactgtatattgtaaatatacatacacacacacatacagaaactgTGTGCGTGTTCTTCCAGATAGGTAATTGTCCAGACACAATTCTATTGTAATTTAATCATTTTTCACGCACAATTgacatacaaaaacacaacataccTTATTTACACAGTGACCCTCACATGGAGAAGATGATATAATTATAATTAATATTTACACTATCAACAATACTTATGTACATCCATCTTTACAGTTAAAACAGAATTCAATTTATCAGCCGGTTTAATCCCTGCTTCCTTTTTCAAAACCAGCATGTCAGTGTTGACATCTCTTTATCACGGTGTCACAAGGTGTTCCACATGGTGTTCCACATCTGGTTAGAATAATTGAGATACTGCTGTACATTTTCTGCATTTTATattttcaacattttatatttaaaattcttatacgtttatcgtatgcacctCCCTGCGATAGTAgagtccttgtttgtgtaaacttacttGACAAATTAAGCTGATTCTGATGGAAGCTCTGACCGAGCAGCATTGTTGTTGCTGAATAGTTCTACAGGTCCAGGGAGGGGTCCAGAGAGAGGTACTAGTTCTACAGGTCCAGGGAGGGATCCAGAGAGAGGTACTAGTTCTACACGTCCAGGGAGGGGTCCAGAGAGAGGTACTAGTTCTACAGGTCCAGGGAGCGGTCCAGAGAGAGGTACTAGTTCTACAGGTCCAGGGAGGGGTCCAGAGAGAGGTACTAGTTCTACAGGTCCAGGGAGGGGTCCAGAGAGAGGTACTAGTTCTACAGGTCCAGGGAGGGGTCCAGAGAGGGGTACTAGTTCTACAGGTCATGGGAGGGGTCCAGAGAGAGGTACTAGTTCTACAGGTCCAGGGAGGGGTCCAGAGAGAGGTACTAGTTCTACACGTCCAGGGAGGGGTCCAGAGAGAGGTACTAGTTCTACAGGTCCAGGGAGGGGTCCAGAGATAGGTACTAGTTCTACACGTCCAGGGAGGGGTCCAGAGAGGGGTACTAGTTCTACAGGTCCAGGGAGGGGTCCAGAGAGAGGTACTAGTTCTACACGTCCAGGGAGGGGTCCAGAGAGAGGTACTAGTTCTACAGGTCCAGGGAGGGGTCCAGAGAGAGGTACTAGTTCTACACGTCCAGGGAGGGGTCCAGAGAGAGGTACTAGTTCTACAGGTCCAGGGAGGGGTCCAGAGAGAGGTACTAGTTCTACAGGTCCAGGGAGGGGTCCAGAGAGAGGTACTAGTTCTACACGTCAAGGGAGGGGTCCAGAGAGAGGTACTAGTTCTACAGGTCCAGGGAGGGGTCCAGAGAGAGGTACTAGTTCTACAGGTCCAGGGAGGGGTCCAGAGAGGGGTACTAGTTCTACAGGTCATGGGAGGGGTCCAGAGAGAGGTACTAGTTCTACAGGTCCAGGGAGGGGTCCAGAGAGAGGTACTAGTTCTACACGTCCAGGGAGGGGTCCAGAGAGAGGTACTAGTTCTACAGGTCCAGGGAGGGGTCCAGAGAGAGGTACTAGTTCTACAGGTCCAGGGAGGGGTCCAGAGAGAGGTACTAGTTCTACACGTCCAGGGAGGGGTCCAGAGAGAGGTACTAGTTCTACAGGTCCAGGGAGGGGTCCAGAAAGAGGTACTAGTTCTACAGGTCCAGGGAGGGACCAGGGAGGTGGTTGGGGAGGTGGTTGAGGAGGAGGTTGGGGAGGTGGTTGAGGAGGTGGTTGGGGAGGTGGTaggggaggtggtggttggGGAGGTGGTGGTTGAGGAGGATGTGGTTGGGGAGGTGGTGGTTGAGGAGGATGTGGTTGGGGAGGTGgtggttgaggaggaggtggttagGGAGGTGGTAGGGTAGGTGGTGGTTGGGGAGGTGGTGGTTGAGGAATGAGGATATGGTAAaagaggtggtgggagggggagtagTAATGAGAAGGAAGTGTTTGTGGTGGAACCAGAACAAGGCTGTGGGGGTTGTGGTGTttgggaagaggaagagcaacAGGAGGAGGAGTTTTCCAGggtcacagagagggaggactgaCAGGAGTCCAGGcggaggtgtggtgtgtgtgtggagagctgtCGTACTGGCCGCTGTCCTGCAGGTCCAGGTTGCTGTCATACAGCGGAGAGCCTGAGGGGggtgctgtgaccaggccagggtAATAGGAGGGGCCACACAGGAACTGGGAACCCAGGCAGTTGGCCAAGCCCCCTCCTGACTGGgagactggggggagggaggggctgctgACAGACCATAGGCTGGTGTACTGactgggggggagatggaggaggagttaTCTTCAATTCATTTCCATGTAATCTTCATATGACTGTCATGACATTGATCCAAGACATCAACATAGATCACTTcacagaggagtggaggagaagagagagagaggagagagaggaggaagaagacatgttgaaaagaaggagaggtggaggagagggaggaggagagagacggaggagaggtgTTAAagagacgaggaggaagaggaggaggagggtggcatccacagacctgttgttcCCAGGAGGGGCGCTGTGTGCCgtgggcagcagggaggggtgggtgttcATCTGCAGGCTCCAGCTCTCATGatagggcagcagggaggggtgggaggatgtGCTGTCACTGTAGCCAGCTggatgacagacacacagacaggcagacagacagacacacagacaggcaggaagaagGGCAGGCAGACATGGAATTAAATCATCTCTCCTGGTTGTGCTGGTGTACATATCTAACACCCCTGTCTCGTGGTTGGGCTGTGTGAACAGCTTCCTCCCTGGACAGTGTGTCTGCCAGCCAGCTGTTTACAGCTACGACCCTGCGCTCACACAAAGGCCAGAGGAATGCCAACCATCCTGGTCACACAGACATGTTTGACTTTCTGGTTAATGGCAGGGAGGACAAGGAGAAGCACCaacaggaggacacacacacatgcacacacatctgtgAGCCTCAGAAAGAGgtggtcctctgtgtgtgtgtgtgtgtgtatgtgtgtgcagggtacTTACTAGGAgagctggttctgtgtgtgtgtgtgcagggtactTACTAGGAgagctggttctgtgtgtgtgtgtgcagggtactTACTAGGAgagctggttctgtgtgtgtgtgtgtgtgtgtgtgtgtgtgcagggtactTACTAGGAgagctggttctgtgtgtgtgtatctgtgtgcaggGTACTCACTAGGAGAGCTGGTTCTGGGTGTGTAAGGGTTGCAGTATGGGGTAGAGCGATGGTTTCGCAGGGGGGAGTATCTCTCACAGCTgtggggggaggacagagacaggggcCCCCCGACCTGAccctgggggctggaggaggggcacCGTGACCCGGTGCTGGGCAGAAACCAGCCACTCACTGGGGGAGACAGTCACACTGGGAAtaagtacacacagacacccatacacactctcacactgggaGTAACTACACTCACACTGGgagtaactacacacacacacccatacacactctcacactgggaGTAACTACACTCACACTGGgagtaactacacacacacacccatacacactctcacactgggaGTAACTACACTCACACAGGGAGTAactacacacgctcacacagggagtaactacaaacacacagacacacaatgggagtaactacacacacactgggagtaactacacacacatatacagtgggAGTAACTaactacacacaaactcacagtgGGAGTAACTaactacacacaaactcacagtgGGAGTAACTaactacacacaaactcacagtgGGAGTaactacatacacactcacagtggaagtaactacatacacacactcacagtggaagtaactacatacacacactcacagtgggagcaactacacacacactcacagtggaagtaactacatacacacactcacagtggaagtaactacatacacacactcacagtggaagtaactacatacacatacacagttgGAGTAACTaactacacacaaactcacagtgggagcaactacacacacactcacagcggaagtaactacacacacacacactcacagtggaaGTAACTACACAACACTCACAGTGGGAGTaactacacacaaactcacagtgGGAGCaactacacacaaactcacagttGGAGTAACTACACAACACTCACAGTTGGAGTAACTACACAACACTCACAGTGGGAGTAACTACACAACACTCACAGTGGAAgtaactacagacacacacacacacacacacacagtggaagtaactacacacacacacactgggagtaactacacacacactcacagtgtgAGTAAGTGGGCTGCTGGCTGTCCCTGGGGTCCTCCAGGAAGTCCTTGTGGTCAGTCCTGAGGAGGAACACAGGACTCAGAGCAGCCGACACAACACAGTGTTACCTCAGTCTTAtctgataactgcattatcatagcTGACATTATCTGACTGTGGCAGTCTGGTAAAAATACTGACCGTTCTTCAACTCCAACCACTGTTATACTGAACTGTGCACTTCTAATTCTGGATTATCTGCTGTTTTATATGGACTATTTGTAATTGtatagcatctgctaaatgatgaTGCAACAAGAATGACAAATATGTATAATTTATTTTACATCTATATTTCTGTAAAATCTCCAACAATGTATGCCCTCTTATAATGTTccctaaccataaccctaacaGCAAATAACATTTTCCAAAGCAGTCAACAGTCAGACCTCTCTTTGACATCCAGAAAGGCCTTGGCAAATGGGTTGAACTTGATTTTCAGAGCAGTGATCTGAAAATACCAAAATCAATGTAATTATTACACAAAATTCATGAGAAACGAAACGTTTTTGATCAAATGTATTTAGCTAATTTCCCCATGTTCCTTTTCCAGAATGATTGAACTGGAAATCACACTAGTTCGTGCGTAAACCGGCGGCGATCTTTAATACACAAAAAACGAACAAAGTAT harbors:
- the tbxtb gene encoding T-box transcription factor T isoform X1, which produces MATGASDCPEKSPQYRVDHLLSAVEPELQSGSEKGDPTERNLKVCLDENELWQKFKDLTNEMIVTKNGRRMFPVLKVNVSGLDPNAMYSILLDFVAADNHRWKYVNGEWVPGGKPEPQTPSCVYIHPDSPNFGAHWMKAPVSFSKVKLTNKLNGGGQIMLNSLHKYEPRIHIVRVGGPQRMITSHSFPETQFIAVTAYQNEEITALKIKFNPFAKAFLDVKERTDHKDFLEDPRDSQQPTYSHLSGWFLPSTGSRCPSSSPQGQVGGPLSLSSPHSCERYSPLRNHRSTPYCNPYTPRTSSPTGYSDSTSSHPSLLPYHESWSLQMNTHPSLLPTAHSAPPGNNSQYTSLWSVSSPSLPPVSQSGGGLANCLGSQFLCGPSYYPGLVTAPPSGSPLYDSNLDLQDSGQYDSSPHTHHTSAWTPVSPPSL